The Nitrospirota bacterium genomic sequence TGAGGATGCGGTTATTGATTACTATGCAAACATACTTATGCCCTTTGGACAGCTTATCAAGGCAAAGATATCTGAGATTCAGAAACTTGGAATTGAGATAGATATGATTGCACCCGATCACGGTGTGATTTGGAGAAGTGAACCAGAAAGGGTCATCCAGATGTATCTAAATATGGCAAATGGAAGGTCATCCTTAAGGGTAGCCGTAATTTATGATACCATGTGGCACAGCACAGAATATATGACACTTCCAATTATTCAGGCAATAAAGGATGAAGGTGTTGATTGCAAAGTAATTAAACTAAGGGCAACACCAATGAGTATTGCAATCAAAGAATTCTGGAAATCGAGGGGGTGTCTTATTGGAACACCTACTCTAAATAATATCATGTTCCCCTCTGTGGCAGAGTTTATGACTCACCTCAGGGGATTGAGACCAAAGAATAGAATTGTTGGTGTCTTTGGAAGCTATGGATGGGGTGGTGGCGCAGTGAAAGAGGCATACGATGAATTCAAGCGTATGGGGCTTGAAGCCGTCGAACCAGGGATTCAGGTTGTTTACAGACCATCTGCTGAAGATGAAAAACAGTGCTATGAATTTGCTCGAGAGTTTGCAAAAAAGGTAAAGGAATATCATAAAAAATTCGAATAAATTGCATGAAAGAGGCAATGCTGTATGAAAGGTCAGATAATCAAAAGGTAAAATGTCATCTCTGTAACCACTACTGTACAATCCTTAAAGGCAAAAGGGGAACATGCGGTGTCAGGGAAAACAGGGATGGGACACTTTATTCTCTTGTATATGGAAAAGTAATCGCTACTCACATAGACCCTATCGAGAAAAAACCACTCTTTCATTTTATGCCAGGCTCCCGTTCTTATTCAATCGCAACCGTTGGATGTAATTTCCACTGCAACCACTGTCAGAACTACGATATCTCTCAGTATCCTAAAGAACATGGCGGGATAATTCCAGGCAGGGATATGACTATAGGGCAGATTGTATCTGAGGCTGAAAAGACGAGGTGTGAAAGTATATCATACACATATACAGAACCAACTATATTTTTTGAACTGGCATATGAGACCTCAAAACTCGCAAAAGAACGAGGTATAAAAAATGTATTTGTGAGTAATGGTTATACAAGCCCTGAGGCAACAAGGCTCATCGCCCCATATCTTGATGGAAACAATATTGACCTTAAGTCATTCAGCGATGAACACTATAAAAAGGTATGTGGTGCAAAACTCCAACCTGTGCTTGATACAATCAGGTTAATGAAGGAATCAGGTGTCTGGGTAGAGGTGACTACACTTATCATACCCACATATAACGACTCAGAGGATGAGTTAAGGAAGATTGCAGCCTTTATAAACTCAGTGGATGCCTCAATCCCATGGCATGTTACTCAATTCTACCCCACCTATAAACTCCTCGATCAACCACGAACACCTATAAAAACACTCAGAAGGGCAAGAGAGATCGGTGTAGAGGAAGGATTAAGATATGTTTATGAAGGGAATGTGCCAGGTGAGGGTGGTGAGAATACATACTGCTACAGGTGCGGAGAACTCCTGATTCAGCGCTATGGATTCTTTATAAATAAGAATATTATAAAGAACTCAAGGTGTCCAAGATGTGATGCGGTAATTGATGGTGTAGGGATGTGAGAAGATTAGGACAGCACTTTCTCTTTGACCGCTCTATCATAAAGAGAATACTCGATACAGCCTCTCTGACAAAATCTGATACTGTAGTTGAGATCGGAGCAGGAACAGGATTGATGACAGGGATGATCTCAGAGAGAGTGCAGAAGGTGATTGCGATCGAACTCGACAGGAGGCTATGTGAGAGATTGCGAAGGGATTTAACTACCTATCGAAATGTTGAGATAGTAGAAGGAGATGCCCTTTATTATCCATATGAGAGTATAAAGGGGTCTTTTAAAGTAGTAGCAAACCTACCTTATTATATAACAACACCCATAATCTTTCGCCTCCTATCTGCAAAAGCAAAAATAAATGGCATGACTCTTATGATTCAGAAAGAAGTTGCTGAGAGGATAGTCGCATCCCCGGGGAACAAGGACTACGGTGTGCTATCTGTGGTGATTCAGTTTTACACAAAACCGGAGATAGCCTTTGCCGTGCCAAGAAAGTTATTCAGGCCACCTCCCGAAGTTGATTCATCGGTTCTTAAAATAAGTATACTCGATAAACCCTCTATAGAGGTAAAAGATGAATCATACTTTATCCATATTGTCAGAATTGCATTTTCGCAGAG encodes the following:
- the rsmA gene encoding 16S rRNA (adenine(1518)-N(6)/adenine(1519)-N(6))-dimethyltransferase RsmA encodes the protein MRRLGQHFLFDRSIIKRILDTASLTKSDTVVEIGAGTGLMTGMISERVQKVIAIELDRRLCERLRRDLTTYRNVEIVEGDALYYPYESIKGSFKVVANLPYYITTPIIFRLLSAKAKINGMTLMIQKEVAERIVASPGNKDYGVLSVVIQFYTKPEIAFAVPRKLFRPPPEVDSSVLKISILDKPSIEVKDESYFIHIVRIAFSQRRKMLINSLKAVGIGIEVIRETLLSAGIDPTRRAETLSIEEFGRLSDALKDRTQSTIYD
- a CDS encoding FprA family A-type flavoprotein, with amino-acid sequence MKAVEIKPDIYWVGAIDWGVRDFHGYVIPNGTTYNNYLILDREITLLDTVKDDFSEITINNIKNLIEPSKIVNLVINHIEPDHAGSIDKIMEITPDATIYITERGKRGLDRYFDTSRWRFKIVKTGNTLNIGKYNLLFIETPMLHWPDSMMTYVKEAKILISQDAFGQHLATSARFDDEFIECASYAELEDAVIDYYANILMPFGQLIKAKISEIQKLGIEIDMIAPDHGVIWRSEPERVIQMYLNMANGRSSLRVAVIYDTMWHSTEYMTLPIIQAIKDEGVDCKVIKLRATPMSIAIKEFWKSRGCLIGTPTLNNIMFPSVAEFMTHLRGLRPKNRIVGVFGSYGWGGGAVKEAYDEFKRMGLEAVEPGIQVVYRPSAEDEKQCYEFAREFAKKVKEYHKKFE
- the amrS gene encoding AmmeMemoRadiSam system radical SAM enzyme yields the protein MKEAMLYERSDNQKVKCHLCNHYCTILKGKRGTCGVRENRDGTLYSLVYGKVIATHIDPIEKKPLFHFMPGSRSYSIATVGCNFHCNHCQNYDISQYPKEHGGIIPGRDMTIGQIVSEAEKTRCESISYTYTEPTIFFELAYETSKLAKERGIKNVFVSNGYTSPEATRLIAPYLDGNNIDLKSFSDEHYKKVCGAKLQPVLDTIRLMKESGVWVEVTTLIIPTYNDSEDELRKIAAFINSVDASIPWHVTQFYPTYKLLDQPRTPIKTLRRAREIGVEEGLRYVYEGNVPGEGGENTYCYRCGELLIQRYGFFINKNIIKNSRCPRCDAVIDGVGM